A genome region from Crossiella equi includes the following:
- the pdxR gene encoding MocR-like pyridoxine biosynthesis transcription factor PdxR, which translates to MNGADFLQLRRDGAPAKGLTDWLVTALREAIGDGRLTDGAVLPPTRALADDLAVSRGVVVEAYRRLAEEGLVTARTCHGTVVTGTLRPEASRPGPPSPGMDRFVPPLPGAAGHRIEIDLSPSTPDLGTFPRSAWLRSERAVLHQVRPASLAYGDPRGSAELRAQLARWLGRTRGVRAHPDDILVVGGVAQALSLLCHVLRARGRTTMAVEDPGSRGARSGLGHVGFTPVPVPVDEHGLRVDALAGTGERTVLLTPAHQFPTGVVLAPARRAALLDWARQGGLVIEDDYDAEYRYDRAPVPALQASAPEHVAYTGSVSKTIAPGMRMGWLIAPRELHDDLVLAKYANDLGSPVLPQLVLADLIERGGLERHLRVTRARYRTRRDAFVQALHQAWPAVRVQGVAAGLHAVIDFPGVPLDDVELATRLAETGILVQPLSWHRVRTGPPGLVVGYAANPPDRLREAARRIVETVRAGAGVGGPAGPYRADRLAGLTAHRWQGPG; encoded by the coding sequence GTGAACGGGGCCGACTTCCTCCAGCTGCGCCGCGACGGGGCGCCCGCCAAGGGCCTCACCGACTGGCTGGTCACCGCGCTGCGCGAGGCCATCGGCGACGGCAGGCTCACCGACGGCGCCGTCCTGCCACCGACCCGGGCCCTGGCCGACGACCTGGCGGTCTCCCGGGGTGTGGTGGTCGAGGCCTACCGCAGGCTCGCCGAGGAGGGCCTGGTCACCGCCCGCACCTGCCACGGCACCGTGGTCACCGGCACGCTGCGGCCGGAGGCCAGCCGCCCCGGCCCGCCCAGCCCCGGCATGGACCGGTTCGTCCCGCCGCTGCCCGGGGCGGCCGGGCACCGGATCGAGATCGACCTCTCCCCCAGCACCCCCGACCTCGGCACGTTCCCGCGCTCGGCCTGGCTGCGCTCCGAACGCGCGGTGCTGCACCAGGTCCGCCCGGCGAGCCTGGCCTACGGCGACCCCCGGGGCTCGGCCGAGCTGCGTGCCCAGCTGGCCCGGTGGCTCGGCCGCACCCGGGGCGTGCGGGCGCACCCGGACGACATCCTCGTCGTCGGCGGGGTGGCCCAGGCGCTGTCCCTGCTCTGCCACGTGCTGCGCGCCCGGGGCCGCACCACCATGGCGGTGGAGGACCCCGGCTCCCGCGGGGCCCGCAGCGGGCTCGGCCACGTCGGGTTCACCCCGGTCCCGGTGCCGGTGGACGAGCACGGCCTGCGGGTGGACGCGCTGGCCGGGACGGGTGAGCGCACCGTGCTGCTCACGCCCGCGCACCAGTTCCCGACCGGTGTGGTGCTGGCCCCGGCCCGCCGTGCGGCGCTGCTGGACTGGGCGCGCCAGGGCGGGCTGGTCATCGAGGACGACTACGACGCCGAGTACCGCTACGACCGCGCCCCGGTGCCCGCGTTGCAGGCCTCCGCGCCCGAGCACGTGGCCTACACCGGCAGCGTCTCCAAGACCATCGCGCCGGGCATGCGCATGGGCTGGCTGATCGCACCGCGCGAGCTGCACGACGACCTGGTGCTGGCCAAGTACGCCAACGACCTCGGCTCGCCGGTCCTGCCGCAGCTGGTGCTGGCCGACCTCATCGAGCGTGGCGGGCTGGAGCGGCACCTCCGGGTCACCCGGGCCCGCTACCGCACCCGCCGGGACGCCTTCGTCCAGGCGCTGCACCAGGCCTGGCCCGCCGTGCGCGTCCAGGGGGTCGCGGCCGGGCTGCACGCGGTGATCGACTTCCCCGGGGTGCCGCTGGACGACGTCGAGCTGGCCACCCGGCTGGCCGAGACCGGGATCCTGGTGCAGCCACTGTCCTGGCACCGGGTCCGCACAGGTCCGCCCGGACTGGTCGTCGGTTACGCGGCCAACCCGCCGGACCGGCTCCGCGAGGCCGCGCGCCGAATCGTCGAGACCGTGCGGGCGGGTGCGGGAGTGGGTGGGCCAGCCGGGCCGTACCGCGCAGATCGCCTGGCCGGGCTAACCGCGCACCGTTGGCAGGGGCCAGGATAA